GACCCCCATGTAgatgtattaaaaatatattaataatcaCTTTATCAATGTAAATAGTTGTTCATATGTCCTAGTTGCATCATGAGCAAGTAAATTGAGTTTAACCTTATGTagatgtgtgtatatatatatatatatatatatacacacatatattatattaataatcaCTTTATCAATGTAAATAGTTATTCATATGTCCTAGTTCCATCATCAGCAAGTAAATTGAGTTTATGAATCGGTTAATTGTAAATTTTAACGTAATTTTCCATCAGATTAGTATTTTTAATATCTTTTTAAATGTTGCAATTACAatgcaatttttaaattttcttgaGCGTCAAATATAAAAGTCTATGAGAACACTATGTTCCAATAAACACAATTGATTCACAACACCAAAACCATTGTACATGTCAAATTCCACTCAATAACAAAATTCGGGAGTATTATAATTGCAAGAGAATTGGTATAAGTTTCAGTTGCAATTGCGACATTTaaaaagtcatgttataaatgACAAATtcaatgaaagtttttattaaaattgacaATTAACCCATTATAAAACACGATTTTATTTGCTAATAATGTAACTTTGACGTATGaacaattatttataaataaattatttaaatgtgcgaaaaaaaaatattataagagGAAGATAGTTGCATGAAATGATATCTTATGTGTACGTGTATATCATATTTGTGTGCAAGCTGGATTTTATCAACTAGTCTGCAATCGTAGAATTTATTGGCGAAGACAAGTTAGTGGTCACTAATGAAAATAATAGGGAAATAAGGTCTCGAGAAGGCTCTCTACCATATGTCGCGGGGACTTGGTTCGATTTGAGCTGTCGGGCGGATAGAGAATGCAATACTTCGACCCAGTTAGGAGTAGGTTTGTTTTAGCTTTTCTCTGGTTTCTATTGCAGGTGGTCCGATCTATTAGTAAAAGGAGGAATCTTCTTATGAGTTCCAACATCGTTTGTTCTTTTATGCTTTCAGCCAAAGTGGAAAAGAAGAAAATGGTAGGGAGATTCGACATGGTGATGATTGATCAGTTCAGCCCAAACCACTAGGTAGTCAAGATACCTGGACAATTGAATCAACCAATCTCTTTTCAACCCCAAATCCTTGATTTGGTGAGGAAAGACTGCACTGCTTTGGGCCCAGGAAGTGAATGGAATGAGCTAGAACTACTGCTACCGTGGAATCCGCGATCACACATGAGTACCTCGCCACAAGGAGTTATCTACATCGAGTCTTTCGATTGAAAGAGGGAGGCGAAAATGGCGGGGATATGGCACAAAAAAGTATCTCTCAAAATAAACTTCCCGTTTAGACTACGCAGAGGAGATCTGCTCGGTTTGTCTTGATTTTCGATTGATGAACATGaactctttttttgtttttgactGGCTACGTTTGGACCCTTCGCCTGCTTAGAAGTGATACGCTTAAGAGTTAGTCAATCGAAAAGAACCGTAGGAAGAGCTTCACGCCAACCAACGGACTTCATAACCTTACTCAATGCTACCACCTTCTGCCATGATTGATGGGCGCCTAATTCCAATACAAAACAATAGGGGTCTATCAGTGCAAGTAATTTTGCCTGCCCCTTTCATTTCCGTGCCGAAGGAAATGCCTTTTTACCTTAGCCTTAACTTAGTCCTATGTTGGGTACTTGATCATTAACCAAGACTCTCAGTAATCAAACAATCGGATATGCGTCGAAAACAATACTTGATGCCGATTTGGAATCTACAATTAATTCaattgtattaattaaaaaacctATTATTAGTGCAATATCAAGCATACAATTgggtaaaataattaaataaatatagttGGTTTCAACATTATTATAAACCATAAAAAGAAAGTCATAAATTAAGGAACATGTTGCATCAATACTCGTGTTTTCAGTAAATTAACTACAACATCGTATCATCATAAATCTTGCATTCTGCATCAGAAATTTCAAATAATTCATCTAGTGAAACGACAAGTCCAATGATGAATACGCAAAATTGATCGTTTAACCATCTAATAATATGTTAATCAGCACATTCTACTCTAAAATAATTTAGTATCTATTATTTCATCTTAACCAATTTGCTTTATTGTCCaatacaaaataataatacatgtgtaaaaataaaataaagaagtCGGTGTCACCTCCCACGACGAGCCCGAGCCCTATGCTTAGATCCCCCCTTGTGGGAGAATTTGGAAGTCCTAATTACTCGAATACGGTCATCAACATTCTTGAAAGTGTTCATCCTATGCAAATGGTGAGAATTCCCAGACAACTCAAGGGTGGCTCGATGAGAATTAGGCCTCAAAGATCTCCTCAAATGCTCCTCTTTATACCTCTTCCTCTTACACTCAACATTCCTCCTAGGTGGCCGGGATGCGGGCACTTCTCCTACCTCATGCACAtcctcaccaccaccaccactacTACTGCTGCTCGGTGCTTCCACGTCTCGCCTCTGCCTCCGCCTTTGCCTCCCATTCCGCTTCACAGATTGAAGCTTAAGACAGCAGTAGGAGCAGCAACAATGTAATGCCGAGAAGTAGCTAGAGAAAAAGGCCCATATAATGTGACAAAGTGTGCGGCAAATGCATTGGCAGATTCCCAAGCTGAATAATAGATAAAAGAACAACAAcactgcatatatatatatatatatatatatatatatatatatatatattagttttgctagttaaaaaaatgtcaaaattctaaccaaaaaccaaaaaaaatgtCCAAATTATAGAGAAAACTTGGACAGCTCTTACCAAAATAGACCAAGATTGCGACCATCACAAACTTCAACAGCTGTGCCACGCAGAAGTTTTCGATGTAACAGAGGAAATCCCATGTTGGAGCACATACTGAGCTGCATAAAAatatttggttaaattttcaattttttcgcCATGCCAATCACACAAAAATTGATTGATTCATCATTTATTTTAGACAATAATGGTTCTATTTTAATAGCCAATATCAAACCAATGAGGTCTAACACAAGTAGCAAAGCTGAGGCACCACAAGATGCTCCTTTCCGAGATGTCTTGGGTTCATTCCCGTTTGTATACAGTATAGCCTTTCCCACCTTTATGCGGTGTAGAGGTCCTGTCTAAGTGCGgtgtagatatatatatatatatatatatatatatatatatatatatatatggggtaattgcctgtaaattcctaacgtttacaccgaattggtttttgcacctttttttatttttctacttttaaatacctaacctttcgttttCGTCTCGAATTTATCCGGTGATCAGTTTTTTCTCATGCCGACGCTGGAATTgacactgtggcagccggaattgacacctaaACATAACATTTACATGtggtaaaaaaatttaaaaaaaaagaagaaaaaaatttcCAACTCATCATCTTCCCAACCTAATTCACCTCTCCTCCCTTCCCCCCACCCGCCGGCGCCGCCCACCGCCACCACACGCCGGCGCTGGCCACCCCCTCCCCCATCCCCAGACCCATCGGCCCCTCCCCCAAATCCCCAGATCTCGTCTGCCCCTCCCCAATCCCCAACT
The genomic region above belongs to Salvia miltiorrhiza cultivar Shanhuang (shh) chromosome 5, IMPLAD_Smil_shh, whole genome shotgun sequence and contains:
- the LOC130987034 gene encoding uncharacterized protein LOC130987034 isoform X1 — encoded protein: MGNAVGSIFSGVGQVVGNIFGHPLDFLSGKSCNSVCAPTWDFLCYIENFCVAQLLKFVMVAILVYFVLLFFYLLFSLGICQCICRTLCHIIWAFFSSYFSALHCCCSYCCLKLQSVKRNGRQRRRQRRDVEAPSSSSSGGGGEDVHEVGEVPASRPPRRNVECKRKRYKEEHLRRSLRPNSHRATLELSGNSHHLHRMNTFKNVDDRIRVIRTSKFSHKGGSKHRARARRGR
- the LOC130987034 gene encoding uncharacterized protein LOC130987034 isoform X3; translated protein: MGNAVGSIFSGVGQVVGNIFGHPLDFLSGKSCNSVCAPTWDFLCYIENFCVAQLLKFVMVAILVYFATSRHYIVAAPTAVLSFNL
- the LOC130987034 gene encoding uncharacterized protein LOC130987034 isoform X2 codes for the protein MNPRHLGKEHLVVPQLCYFSVCAPTWDFLCYIENFCVAQLLKFVMVAILVYFVLLFFYLLFSLGICQCICRTLCHIIWAFFSSYFSALHCCCSYCCLKLQSVKRNGRQRRRQRRDVEAPSSSSSGGGGEDVHEVGEVPASRPPRRNVECKRKRYKEEHLRRSLRPNSHRATLELSGNSHHLHRMNTFKNVDDRIRVIRTSKFSHKGGSKHRARARRGR